GCTCTCTCAGCGGACGTTGAGGCCGAGTTCGCCCAGTAGCTGACCGGCCTGTTCGCTGGAGATCGTCGCGCCGCGAAAGAGCCGCGCGTCGGCCAGCTTCAGGCCACCCAGATCCGCGCCGCGCAAATCCGCGCCATCGAAACGCGCGCCCTGGACGTGGGCGTCGCGCAGACTGCAACCGATGAAAGTCGCGTGGCGGAAGTCGCATTTGCCCAGGTCCGCCTGCGAGAAGTCTATCCGCTCCAGCCGCGCCTTGCGGAACGAGTGTCCGCCCAGCCGTGCATTGACCAGCAATGTCTCATCGAAAATCAGGTTGATCGCGCGCGCCTCGGTAAGGTCGGCGCCGGTCAGCTTGCATCGTTCGATCCGCGCAGAATCGAGTGTGGCACGGCGCAGCGAGGCATTGTTGAAGTCGCATGATATGAACTTCGCGTCGGCAAGGTCGCACTCCGTGAAGTCGGCGAAGGCGCCCCGGCACGAAGTCCAGAGGCTTGTCTCCAGCTTGGCACGGGCGAAGTCGGTGCGGCGCAGCGAGCAACGCTCGAACCTCCAGCCGGTAAGCTCCAGGCCGGAGAGGTTCGCGTCCTCCAGATCGCAGTCGATCAGGTGGCGCGGGTGTGCCAGCAAGCCCTCGATATCGGCCCGCGTCAGCGTCCTGTCGGTAATCGGTTCGTCCATGCGCGCCTGTTAGCGGCTGCCCGTCGGGGGTGACAGCGTCTAATTCGCGCTTTCGGCAGCCATTACGTCCTGCGCGGCGTCAGCAGCGCGCCGGGCCGCATCCGATGCAGTGTCGTTCTGGCGCCGGGGCGGGGCTGCCTGTTCCCACGCAGGTGCCGGACTATCGCCGCCCGGGCTTGCAGGCATGCGGTCGCCGCCGTAGCGGTCACCGGCATAGTCGTCGTAATTGCGCATATCCCGGCGGCCGGGAAGGTCGCCCCGGACCCAGCCTTCATCGTCGTAGCCGCCGTGCGGGGGATAGCCGTCGGCTGCATAGCCTTGCGGCGCGGCGTAGGGCGGAGCGGCATCTTCGCCTGACGATCCCGGCCCGAATGGCCAGGCAGGGG
The DNA window shown above is from Novosphingobium sp. P6W and carries:
- a CDS encoding pentapeptide repeat-containing protein → MDEPITDRTLTRADIEGLLAHPRHLIDCDLEDANLSGLELTGWRFERCSLRRTDFARAKLETSLWTSCRGAFADFTECDLADAKFISCDFNNASLRRATLDSARIERCKLTGADLTEARAINLIFDETLLVNARLGGHSFRKARLERIDFSQADLGKCDFRHATFIGCSLRDAHVQGARFDGADLRGADLGGLKLADARLFRGATISSEQAGQLLGELGLNVR